In Pelmatolapia mariae isolate MD_Pm_ZW linkage group LG8, Pm_UMD_F_2, whole genome shotgun sequence, one genomic interval encodes:
- the bsk146 gene encoding serine/threonine-protein kinase SBK1: MTSSPLVSRANMDILDELQLIAAQNLERLEVNKYYEVIRELGKGTYGKVDLVIHKIRGTKMALKFLKKKTTKLKSFLREYSISLYLSPCPFIINMFGIAFETDEYYVFAQEYAVAGDLFDIIPPQVGLPETVAKRCVHQVAIALDYLHCKKLVHRDIKPENILIFDRECRKVKLSDFGMTRRAGSPVKRVSGTIPYTAPELCDVSRHEGFCVDYSTDVWAFGVLLFCMLTGNFPWEKALPSDSFYQEFIRWQRRRTNTVPSQWRRFTEQALRMFRRLLSVEQDRRCSVKEVFGYFSHSWMLDAENDNNNGNTVAGGGGERVSGGGGGGGGGGGGGGGVRGEVDGTISSSSSGEEDEELLVERMKQQTLSPRSPVSPLSPMLPMAVKRGSGGSGAKGGMMEPGGGHHFVSVSTNSSVSSTNSYDRMPRENGSPGGRMLVPTPIEICV; encoded by the exons ATGACCTCCTCTCCGCTGGTTTCTCGAGCCAACATGGACATCCTGGATGAGCTGCAGCTGATTGCTGCCCAAAATTTGGAGAGACTAGAGGTCAACAAGTACTACGAGGTGATCAGAGAGCTGGGCAAGGGAACCTATGGCAAGGTGGATCTGGTCATTCACAAGATCAGAG GTACAAAAATGGCACTGAAGTTcctgaagaagaaaacaacCAAGCTGAAGTCTTTTCTACGGGAGTACAGCATCTCCCTGTACCTGTCTCCGTGCCCCTTCATCATCAACATGTTTGGCATCGCCTTCGAGACCGACGAGTACTACGTGTTTGCACAGGAGTACGCCGTGGCGGGAGACCTCTTCGATATCATTCCTCCACAG GTCGGTCTTCCTGAAACAGTAGCAAAGCGCTGTGTACACCAAGTAGCCATCGCTCTGGACTACCTGCACTGTAAGAAGCTGGTCCATCGGGACATTAAGCCTGAAAACATCCTCATCTTTGACCGAGAGTGCCGCAAGGTCAAGCTCTCTGACTTCGGAATGACTCGCCGGGCTGGCTCACCAGTGAAAAGA GTGAGCGGCACCATCCCCTACACAGCTCCGGAGCTCTGCGATGTGTCCCGCCACGAGGGCTTCTGCGTGGACTACAGCACTGACGTCTGGGCCTTCGGtgtgctgctgttctgcatgCTGACCGGTAACTTCCCTTGGGAGAAGGCTCTGCCCTCTGACTCTTTCTACCAGGAGTTCATCCGTtggcagaggaggaggacgaaCACGGTGCCGTCGCAGTGGAGGCGCTTCACCGAGCAGGCCCTTCGCATGTTCCGCCGCCTGCTCTCGGTGGAGCAGGACCGCCGCTGCTCCGTCAAAGAGGTGTTCGGGTACTTCAGCCACTCCTGGATGTTAGACGCGGAGAACGATAACAACAATGGCAACACGGTTGCTGGAGGTGGCGGTGAAAGAGTTAGTGGCGGAGGCggcggtggtggtggaggaggcggagggggaggaggagtcCGAGGGGAGGTGGATGGCACAATCTCGTCATCATCGTCCGGGGAAGAAGACGAGGAGCTTCTCGTGGAGAGGATGAAGCAGCAGACTCTGTCGCCTCGCTCCCCAGTGTCGCCCCTCTCTCCCATGTTGCCAATGGCGGTGAAGAGGGGGAGCGGAGGCAGCGGGGCCAAAGGAGGGATGATGGAACCCGGCGGGGGCCACCATTTCGTGTCCGTCTCCACCAACAGCTCCGTGTCATCCACCAACAGCTACGATCGAATGCCCCGAGAAAACGGCTCACCTGGCGGCCGCATGCTAGTGCCGACACCCATAGAAATCTGCGTCTGA